One Vanacampus margaritifer isolate UIUO_Vmar chromosome 20, RoL_Vmar_1.0, whole genome shotgun sequence DNA window includes the following coding sequences:
- the terf1 gene encoding telomeric repeat-binding factor 1, translated as MEQQEASCNNDKTTTTEGDYNISQLTAVASKWILDFLFAAICRRFKERNHDAFNDAISTYETISQTPLLEGGISEEKTLICAFLARVMQGKQLDTRFDDDDGVMPLMSAAMLWLHLKDVVADEGLFENVTVHLIIQSVAVCLEKGQRTLASGALKWFEEHIEYSQKVGAKLSAIVAQMDTYHPFLTVFSFERLLELAQTFVDAFLAKHPSDFLFKEAIKVVQSSQSVDAADVAATEDASLLEKSDRARLEKETKPNLKVTVGKNPCVSLRWQSANELLSSDVSAAADEQSVDDSEDAALSQDGSLKNDVKQSKLRSTKSGHASGRRLYSNNSSQLDTSPYPAADRKAKTAPWNVRLSGDKTDQSGESTIKSKRTLLSAQTKPWEPDGGMQPQVKDVNNAVVRPKKTHQKWTSTLDVRLVRGVRRHGKGKWLCILQDYDFEGRTGTMLKDRWRILEKTHKVD; from the exons ATGGAGCAACAAGAAGCCAGCTGCAACAACGACAAAACAACAACGACCGAGGGTGATTATAACATCAGCCAGCTCACCGCTGTGGCCTCCAAGTGGATTCTGGACTTCCTTTTTGCAGCCATTTGTCGTCGTTTTAAGGAGAGGAATCACGATGCCTTCAATGACGCCATCTCGACTTATGAAA cCATTTCTCAAACGCCCTTACTCGAAGGAGGAATCTCAGAAGAGAAAACCCTAATCTGCGCCTTCCTCGCCCGAGTCATGCAaggaaaacagttgg ACACCCGATTTGATGACGACGACGGCGTGATGCCTCTGATGTCTGCGGCCATGCTTTGGCTTCACCTCAAAGATGTCGTGGCGGATGAAGGCTTGTTTGAAAACGTCACGGTTCACCTGATCATACAG TCCGTAGCCGTGTGCTTGGAGAAAGGCCAACGAACGCTGGCGTCCGGCGCGCTCAAGTGGTTCGAAGAGCACATCGAATATTCGCAAAAAGTGGGAGCCAAGCTCTCCGCCATCGTGGCGCAGATGGACACCTACCACCCGTTCCTCACCGTCTTCAGCTTCGAGCGGCTGCTGGAGTTGGCGCAGACTTTCGTGGACGCCTTCCTGGCCAAGCATCCATCCGACTTCCTTTTCAAG GAAGCCATCAAGGTGGTCCAGTCGTCCCAAAGCGTTGACGCTGCGGACGTCGCGGCAACAGAGGACGCGTCTCTCTTGGAGAAGTCGGACCGCGCAAGATTGGAGAAAGA AACAAAACCgaatcttaaagtgacagttgGCAAGAATCCGTGCGTCTCCCTCCGATGGCAATCAGCGAACG AGTTGTTGTCCTCGGACGTGTCTGCGGCTGCGGACGAGCAAAGCGTGGACGATTCGGAGGACGCCGCTCTCTCCCAGGACGGGTCGCTCAAGAATGACGTCAA acAAAGTAAACTTCGCTCCACAAAAAGCGGCCACGCCTCCGGCCGAAGATTGTACTCCAATA ATTCATCACAGCTGGACACATCGCCGTATCCCGCGGCCGACCGCAAAGCAAAGACGGCACCTTGG AACGTCCGCTTGTCCGGTGACAAGACCGACCAATCAGGGGAGAGCACTATCAA GTCAAAACGCACACTTTTGTCTGCTCAAACAAAACCGTGGGAGCCGGACGGTGGCATGCAGCCTCAAGTGAAAg ATGTAAACAATGCCGTCGTCAGGCCGAAGAAGACTCATCAG AAATGGACGTCAACGCTGGACGTGAGACTGGTGCGGGGCGTCCGCCGTCACGGCAAAGGCAAGTGGCTTTGCATCCTGCAGGATTACGACTTTGAAGGCCGCACTGGCACGATGCTCAAGGACCGCTGGAGGATTCTGGAGAAGACCCACAAAGTGGACTAA